A single region of the Sulfitobacter geojensis genome encodes:
- the comE gene encoding sulfopyruvate decarboxylase subunit beta — protein sequence MIRSEILRDIAPILRDQLVVCNIGLPSQELHMIDDQPTNFYMLGTMGLSSSIGLGLALSQDKTVISIDGDGSVLTNLGTLPTIANNVADNYILLIIDNGSYGSTGDQPTYAGKKTSLTAVAKACGCENVIEVQDKDLGPVLQGAIDSKKMTVIVCKCDSGNIKLPVITMDPVVIRDRFMKAVAG from the coding sequence ATGATCAGATCTGAAATCCTGCGCGACATCGCGCCCATCCTCCGCGACCAACTTGTTGTGTGTAACATCGGTTTGCCCAGCCAAGAGCTGCACATGATCGACGACCAGCCCACTAATTTTTATATGTTGGGCACCATGGGCCTGTCCTCCTCCATCGGTCTTGGGTTGGCATTGTCGCAAGACAAGACCGTCATTTCCATCGACGGTGACGGGTCCGTGCTGACCAACCTCGGCACCCTGCCGACCATCGCCAACAATGTCGCCGACAATTACATCTTGTTGATCATCGACAACGGATCATACGGATCGACCGGCGATCAACCGACCTATGCGGGCAAAAAGACATCGCTGACGGCGGTCGCCAAGGCCTGCGGTTGTGAGAATGTGATCGAGGTGCAGGACAAGGACCTCGGGCCTGTTTTGCAAGGCGCAATTGACAGCAAAAAGATGACGGTGATCGTCTGTAAATGCGACAGCGGCAACATCAAGTTGCCGGTCATCACAATGGACCCTGTGGTCATTCGCGACCGGTTCATGAAAGCTGTCGCAGGCTGA
- a CDS encoding decarboxylase encodes MNIDKKITDDLVANDISFVTTVPCKQLAGVIDEIDARDEIFHIPSNKEDEGMGLCAGAFMGGKRPAIIMQNTAIGVTINTLATLIQYYRMPLPMLISYRGELREPVACQVEMAVHTKALLAEMKIPTYHFHHQSDVEELDAILKYTFMCNKPVAILTDANFWGGYGDQ; translated from the coding sequence ATGAACATCGACAAGAAGATCACCGATGATCTTGTCGCCAACGATATTTCTTTTGTCACCACTGTGCCCTGCAAACAGCTGGCCGGTGTGATCGATGAAATCGACGCGCGCGACGAAATTTTCCACATACCGTCCAACAAGGAAGACGAAGGCATGGGCCTGTGCGCCGGTGCTTTCATGGGGGGCAAACGCCCGGCGATCATCATGCAGAACACCGCGATTGGTGTCACGATCAATACATTGGCGACGCTGATCCAGTACTACCGCATGCCACTGCCGATGCTCATTTCCTATCGTGGTGAATTGCGCGAACCGGTGGCCTGTCAGGTGGAAATGGCCGTCCATACCAAGGCGCTGTTGGCCGAGATGAAAATTCCGACCTACCACTTCCACCACCAGTCCGATGTGGAAGAGCTGGATGCGATTTTGAAATACACCTTCATGTGCAACAAACCGGTCGCCATCCTGACCGACGCCAATTTTTGGGGAGGCTATGGCGACCAATGA
- a CDS encoding zinc-dependent alcohol dehydrogenase, producing the protein MKALVYDGVETLGFRDMPDPVRHGEDALVRVEAVGICGSDMHAYLGHDARRPAPLILGHEAAGVIEGGPENGTRVTINPLVHCGSCAACLAGRENLCPSRQIISMPPREGAFAQYITMPQSNLVPVPDHVPLDKAALAEPLAVSWHAVRLALAALHPQAERRALVIGGGAIGLAASLAFKAQGVTQVSMVEPNAQRRAFLRETCGETVLSGAEGSYPLVVDAVGYAATRATASAHATPGGVIAHVGLGEDSGGLDIRRMTLQEISFIGTYTYTAQDFRDTAGAIFDGRLGALDWCQNRPLSQGAQAFDDLRNGRVAEPKIMLAPWS; encoded by the coding sequence ATGAAAGCATTGGTATATGACGGTGTTGAAACGCTTGGGTTTCGCGACATGCCCGACCCTGTGCGCCACGGTGAGGATGCGCTGGTGCGCGTCGAAGCCGTTGGGATTTGCGGATCTGACATGCATGCCTATCTGGGTCATGATGCGCGACGCCCTGCCCCGCTGATCCTTGGTCATGAAGCCGCGGGCGTCATCGAGGGCGGACCTGAAAACGGCACGCGCGTAACAATCAACCCCTTGGTCCATTGCGGCAGTTGCGCCGCCTGCCTTGCCGGGCGCGAAAACCTGTGCCCCTCCCGCCAGATCATTTCGATGCCCCCGCGTGAAGGCGCGTTTGCGCAATATATCACCATGCCGCAAAGCAATCTGGTGCCGGTCCCCGATCACGTCCCACTGGACAAAGCTGCGCTGGCCGAACCCCTGGCCGTCAGCTGGCATGCCGTCCGCCTGGCGCTTGCCGCGTTGCATCCGCAGGCAGAACGCCGCGCTTTGGTGATCGGCGGGGGGGCCATCGGGTTGGCTGCATCCCTCGCGTTTAAAGCGCAGGGTGTGACACAGGTAAGCATGGTGGAACCGAACGCGCAGCGCCGCGCATTTCTGCGCGAAACCTGCGGTGAAACCGTGCTCTCCGGGGCCGAAGGCAGCTATCCGTTGGTTGTCGATGCGGTCGGATACGCCGCGACCCGCGCGACAGCCTCCGCCCATGCCACGCCCGGCGGGGTCATTGCCCACGTGGGTTTGGGCGAAGACAGCGGGGGCCTTGATATCCGCCGAATGACCTTGCAGGAAATCAGCTTTATCGGCACTTATACCTACACAGCGCAGGATTTCCGCGATACCGCCGGGGCCATCTTTGACGGACGCTTGGGGGCTTTGGACTGGTGTCAGAACCGCCCGCTTTCGCAGGGTGCACAGGCCTTTGACGACCTTCGTAACGGGCGCGTTGCCGAACCCAAGATCATGCTTGCCCCTTGGTCATAA
- a CDS encoding SDR family NAD(P)-dependent oxidoreductase, which yields MSDPRALFDLTGRVACVTGASSGLGRRAAITLARAGAKVVGVARRPEPLRSLTQEIGADAASVTADIANRDAVSALCTSIAAPFGPPDIIVHAAGVNTRQAADDVTPDGWDQTLALNLTAPFFLSQALMPAMRLKGWGRIVNFASLQTTRAFPGGIAYGASKAAIGQLTRAMAEAWSPHGITANAIGPGFFPTELTQAVFEDPDRAARNAAQTCAGRNGTLEDMDGPLLFLCSDASNYVTGQVLMVDGGFTAK from the coding sequence GTGAGTGATCCGCGCGCCCTTTTTGATCTGACGGGCCGCGTGGCTTGTGTGACCGGTGCCAGTTCGGGGTTGGGACGGCGCGCCGCCATCACGCTTGCCCGCGCCGGTGCCAAGGTTGTGGGCGTGGCGCGCCGCCCTGAACCCTTGCGCTCACTGACGCAGGAAATCGGCGCGGATGCCGCCAGCGTCACCGCAGACATCGCCAACCGCGACGCTGTCTCTGCGCTCTGCACCAGCATCGCAGCCCCCTTTGGCCCGCCCGACATCATCGTACATGCGGCCGGCGTGAACACCCGTCAGGCCGCTGATGACGTGACCCCTGATGGATGGGATCAGACGCTAGCGCTGAACCTCACGGCACCTTTCTTCCTGTCCCAGGCCCTGATGCCCGCAATGCGCTTGAAAGGCTGGGGCAGGATTGTGAACTTTGCTTCCCTGCAAACCACCCGCGCCTTTCCCGGCGGCATCGCGTATGGGGCGAGCAAAGCCGCCATCGGCCAATTGACCCGCGCCATGGCAGAGGCATGGTCGCCCCATGGCATCACCGCCAACGCCATCGGACCGGGCTTCTTTCCGACCGAACTCACGCAAGCCGTATTCGAGGACCCCGACCGCGCGGCCCGCAATGCGGCGCAAACCTGTGCAGGGCGCAACGGCACGCTGGAGGATATGGACGGCCCCCTGCTGTTCCTGTGCTCAGATGCCTCAAATTATGTGACAGGTCAGGTACTGATGGTCGACGGGGGGTTCACCGCGAAATGA
- the hisD gene encoding histidinol dehydrogenase, whose translation MKREYLKKATLTAKSDASQTHDTVKAILDDIESGGDAKALEYAAKFDRYEGNVILSAEEIEAACALVPEQLKADIRFAHDNVRRFAEIQKSTLTNVEMEIEPGFVAGQKAIPVDAAGCYVPGGRYSHIASAIMTVTTAKVAGCRHIAACSPPRPGVGVAPAIVYAAHICGADKILAMGGVQAVAAMTFGLFDLPKANILVGPGNQFVAEAKRILFGRVGIDMIAGPTDSLILADRDADAHIVATDLVSQAEHGYNSPVWLVTDDRAMAEKVMELVPGLIDDLPEVNRENAFAAWRDYAEVILCADREEMAACSDDYAPEHLTVQAADPDWWLDRLTCYGSLFLGEETTVSYGDKASGTNHVLPTSGAAGYTGGLSVHKYMKIVTWQRSTRDASKRVAEATARISRLEGMEGHARAADVRLAKYFPDETFDLSVHEQ comes from the coding sequence ATGAAACGCGAATATCTCAAGAAGGCCACGCTTACCGCTAAATCGGATGCGTCCCAAACCCATGATACGGTAAAGGCCATTCTGGATGATATCGAAAGCGGCGGCGACGCAAAGGCGCTGGAATACGCTGCAAAGTTTGACCGCTACGAGGGCAATGTGATCCTAAGCGCCGAAGAGATTGAAGCTGCCTGCGCCCTTGTGCCAGAACAGCTAAAGGCCGATATCCGCTTTGCCCATGACAACGTGCGCCGATTTGCCGAGATCCAGAAATCCACCCTGACCAATGTCGAGATGGAGATCGAGCCGGGTTTCGTCGCCGGCCAAAAAGCGATCCCCGTTGATGCAGCAGGGTGTTACGTACCCGGCGGGCGCTACAGCCACATTGCATCGGCGATCATGACAGTGACCACCGCCAAGGTCGCGGGCTGTCGCCACATCGCGGCCTGTTCGCCGCCGCGCCCCGGCGTTGGTGTCGCCCCTGCCATCGTTTACGCGGCACATATTTGTGGTGCAGACAAAATTCTGGCGATGGGCGGTGTACAGGCCGTTGCGGCAATGACATTCGGGTTGTTTGATCTGCCAAAGGCGAACATCCTTGTCGGACCCGGCAACCAGTTTGTCGCCGAAGCCAAACGGATCTTGTTTGGCCGTGTGGGCATTGACATGATTGCAGGTCCGACCGACAGTTTGATCCTCGCCGACAGGGACGCAGATGCGCATATCGTCGCGACCGACCTCGTGTCACAGGCTGAACACGGTTATAACTCCCCCGTCTGGCTGGTCACGGACGACCGCGCCATGGCGGAAAAGGTCATGGAACTGGTCCCCGGTCTGATCGACGATCTGCCGGAGGTGAACCGCGAAAACGCCTTTGCCGCATGGCGCGACTACGCGGAGGTGATCCTGTGCGCCGACCGCGAAGAAATGGCCGCCTGCTCGGACGATTACGCCCCCGAACATCTGACGGTTCAAGCCGCAGACCCCGATTGGTGGCTGGACCGGTTGACCTGTTATGGCTCTCTGTTTCTGGGCGAAGAGACCACGGTTTCTTATGGCGACAAGGCATCGGGCACGAACCACGTGCTGCCGACATCCGGTGCGGCGGGATATACCGGTGGGCTGTCGGTTCATAAATACATGAAGATCGTGACCTGGCAGCGCAGCACGCGCGACGCCTCCAAACGCGTCGCCGAAGCCACCGCCCGTATCTCGCGGCTCGAAGGGATGGAAGGGCATGCCCGCGCAGCGGATGTGCGTCTGGCCAAATACTTCCCGGACGAAACCTTTGATCTATCCGTGCACGAACAGTGA
- a CDS encoding LacI family DNA-binding transcriptional regulator: MPAKPKLPTLDDVAKAAGVSTATVSRCLNAPDRVVKATKDRVLAEVARLGYTPNFGARAMAAKRTFTVGAIIPTMDNAIFARGLQAFQEQLHERGYTLLVSSTSYRPEFEEEQVRTLVSRGADGVLLIGYDRDAAIYEYLASRSVPTLIAWAYDKENAQPAVGFDNRASMQALAQLVWDHGHRRIGVISGTTQGNDRARRRLEGLRDVFAQNGLPPEALKVIETPYGVKNGGIAFAKLMAGDMRPSVVMCGNDVLAVGAVRRAHLMKLDVPRDVSITGFDDIELARIVSPPLTTVHVPHRKMGRAAANALIDMVETDNIGPFPPLQSKIRMRDSLADINGNDTGTPDP, translated from the coding sequence ATGCCCGCGAAACCAAAGCTGCCGACCCTTGATGATGTGGCCAAAGCCGCGGGCGTTTCGACGGCGACGGTGTCGCGCTGTCTGAATGCGCCGGATCGCGTGGTCAAGGCGACCAAGGATCGTGTTTTGGCAGAGGTCGCGCGCCTGGGGTATACTCCCAATTTCGGGGCACGGGCGATGGCGGCAAAGCGCACCTTCACCGTTGGCGCGATTATTCCGACGATGGACAACGCGATCTTTGCAAGGGGGCTGCAAGCGTTTCAGGAGCAATTGCATGAACGCGGCTATACCTTGTTGGTGTCCAGCACGTCTTACCGTCCGGAATTTGAAGAGGAACAGGTGCGCACCCTCGTGTCGCGCGGGGCCGATGGGGTGCTCTTGATCGGCTATGATCGTGATGCCGCGATTTATGAATACCTCGCCTCGCGCAGTGTGCCGACTTTGATTGCTTGGGCCTATGACAAGGAAAACGCCCAGCCTGCCGTGGGGTTTGACAACCGCGCCTCGATGCAGGCGCTTGCGCAGCTGGTTTGGGATCACGGGCATCGCCGGATCGGCGTCATTTCGGGCACGACACAAGGCAATGATCGTGCGCGGCGCCGCCTTGAAGGGCTGCGCGATGTCTTTGCGCAAAACGGGCTTCCGCCCGAGGCCTTAAAGGTGATCGAAACCCCTTATGGCGTTAAAAACGGCGGCATCGCCTTTGCCAAACTGATGGCGGGGGATATGCGGCCAAGCGTCGTAATGTGCGGCAATGACGTTTTGGCAGTCGGGGCCGTGCGGCGCGCGCACCTGATGAAGCTTGACGTGCCGCGTGATGTGTCGATCACCGGCTTTGACGATATCGAACTGGCGCGCATTGTTTCGCCACCCCTGACGACCGTGCATGTGCCGCATCGCAAAATGGGGCGGGCGGCGGCCAATGCGTTGATTGATATGGTGGAAACCGACAACATTGGGCCCTTTCCCCCGCTGCAAAGTAAAATACGAATGCGCGACTCACTTGCCGATATAAATGGAAACGATACCGGTACCCCTGACCCGTAA
- a CDS encoding recombinase family protein, which translates to MTDVKYVSYLRVSTGKQGRSGLGLEAQRHAVEAHLNGGHWEVVEEFVEVESGKSNGRPMLTEAIELCHAIGATLIVAKIDRLTRDAAFLLSLKDAGVEFVAADMPNANRLTVGIMALVAEQESEATSKRTREALQAAKVRGVQLGAYRDGVFVGRVGTAEDAKRASIARSEKYRASAAKKAAILGKVDPERTLSLRQIAQRLNSLGVPTVSGRGLWSANSVRRLQSVAKPLAK; encoded by the coding sequence ATGACGGATGTAAAGTATGTCTCTTACTTGAGAGTCTCTACGGGAAAGCAGGGACGCTCTGGATTAGGCTTAGAAGCACAACGCCATGCAGTCGAAGCCCATCTGAATGGCGGACACTGGGAGGTGGTAGAGGAGTTTGTTGAGGTTGAGAGCGGAAAGAGCAACGGCAGGCCCATGCTTACCGAAGCCATAGAACTCTGCCACGCTATCGGCGCAACTCTGATCGTGGCGAAGATTGATCGGCTTACACGGGATGCGGCCTTCCTACTCTCACTGAAAGACGCTGGCGTGGAGTTCGTTGCTGCGGACATGCCGAACGCAAACCGTCTGACCGTGGGCATTATGGCTTTAGTGGCCGAACAGGAAAGTGAAGCGACCAGCAAACGGACACGAGAAGCCCTTCAGGCAGCGAAGGTGAGGGGCGTCCAATTAGGCGCGTACAGAGACGGTGTCTTCGTTGGCAGGGTAGGAACTGCCGAGGACGCCAAACGCGCCTCTATCGCCCGCTCAGAGAAGTACAGAGCTAGTGCCGCGAAAAAGGCTGCAATTTTGGGCAAGGTCGATCCTGAAAGAACACTGTCACTTCGCCAGATAGCGCAGCGTCTGAATTCTTTAGGTGTCCCTACGGTTTCGGGCAGAGGGTTGTGGTCAGCAAATTCTGTCCGTCGCCTCCAATCGGTCGCAAAACCCCTTGCGAAATGA